The Mauremys reevesii isolate NIE-2019 linkage group 1, ASM1616193v1, whole genome shotgun sequence genome has a segment encoding these proteins:
- the ANO6 gene encoding anoctamin-6 isoform X1, which produces MTGENQDVLLEVEEEDEEEEEDGEVVLEEIAQTTIPSYGTAPDQQKRYTPEQAEFDQKPDSLFFNDGQRRIDFVLVYEDESKNENRKKSVNKKQMRKRQAYESNLISNGLQLEATRSVLDEKLIFVKVHVPWEVLCTYAEVMHIKLPLKPSDLKTRDSAFNWFSRLLRVDENIIKPEQEFFTAPFEKARMSDFYIQDKDIFFNPATRSRIVHFILSRVEYAVKDNVKKFGINKLLDSGIYKAAFPLHDSRFNCRLEDPKCPSERYLLYKEWAHPLSFYKLQPLDLVRKYYGEKIGIYFAWLGFYTHMLIVAAVVGLACFLYGYITKDNCTWSQEVCDPNIGGNIIMCPQCDRECTYWNLTITCESSKKLCIFDSFGTLVFAVFMGIWVTLFLEFWKRRQAELEYEWDTVEFLEQEEYIRPEYEARCTHVVTNEITQQEEHVPYTACGKCVRMTFGISAVLFWILLIVASVIGIIIYRLSVFLVFSANLPRHINGTEAIQKYLTPQAATSVTASIISFIIIMILNIIYEKVAIMITDFELPRTQTDYENSLTMKMFLFQFVNYYSSCFYIAFFKGKFVGYPGDPVYWLGKYRNEECDPGGCLLELTTQLTIIMGGKAIWNNIQEVLLPWVKNLIGRCCSAARSEKTIPRWEQDYHLQPAGKLGLFYEYLEMVIQFGFVTLFVASFPLAPLLALVNNLLEIRVDAWKITTQFRRMVPQKAQDIGAWQPIMQGIAILAVVTNAMIIAFTSDMIPRLVYYWSFSVPPYGDHSNYTMKGYINNTLSVFNIADFKNGSKPVSFPWLGNQTTCRYRDFRYPPGHQHQYEHNIYYWHVIAAKLSFIIVMECKRVGLCLPSYKYWRQCRLVLPALGFGHIPSALSPVSLPKHLPTARRLHVIYCVKFIVSYVIPDVSQKTKSKIKREKYLTQTLLHENHLKVMKKNMGKIADRIWKGEDGTFRPKFD; this is translated from the exons AGGAAGAGGCAAGCATATGAGTCTAATCTGATAAGCAATGGCTTGCAACTTGAAGCAACAAGATCG GTCTTAGATGAAAAGCTTATTTTTGTAAAAGTGCACGTGCCTTGGGAAGTGCTATGCACATATGCCGAGGTTATGCACATCAAATTGCCTCTGAAGCCCAGTGACCTGAAAACCCGAGATTCAGCTTTCAACTGGTTTAGCAGACTCCTCCGAgtggatgaaaatatcatcaaaCCAGAGCAAGAGTTTTTCACTGCCCCATTTGAAAAGGCTCGTATGTCTGATTTTTACATTCAAGACAAAGACATCTTCTTCAACCCTGCAACCAGAAGCCGAATT GTTCATTTTATTCTTTCCCGTGTGGAATATGCAGTAAAAGACAATGTGAAAAAGTTTGGTATTAACAAACTCCTGGACTCTGGGATCTACAAGGCAGCATTTCCTCTTCACGAT TCTAGATTCAATTGCCGGTTAGAGGACCCCAAATGCCCTAGTGAACGATATCTTCTTTACAAGGAATGGGCTCACCCTCTAAGTTTTTACAAActgcagccattggatcttgtcaG gaAATATTATGGAGAGAAAATTGGAATATATTTTGCTTGGCTTGGTTTTTACACTCACATGCTGATCGTGGCAGCAGTAGTAGGACTTGCCTGTTTTTTGTATGGATACATAACAAAGGACAACTGCACATGGAG ccAAGAAGTGTGTGATCCCAACATCGGCGGCAACATCATAATGTGCCCGCAGTGTGATCGTGAATGTACATACTGGAACCTCACTATCACCTGTGAATCCTCTAAG AAACTGTGTATATTTGATAGCTTCGGAACACTAGTATTTGCAGTATTTATGGGAATATGGG TTACTTTGTTTCTGGAGTTTTGGAAGCGACGTCAGGCTGAACTGGAATATGAATGGGACACTGTTGAATTTTTAGAGCAGGAAGAATATATACGTCCAGAATACGAAGCACGATGCACTCATGTAGTAACAAATGAAATCACACAG CAAGAAGAGCATGTGCCATacactgcctgtggaaaatgtgtacGGATGACCTTCGGTATAAGTGCAGTCTTATTCTGG ATTCTTTTGATCGTTGCTTCAGTTATTGGCATCATCATCTACAGACTCTCAGTTTTCCTTGTGTTTTCTGCAAATCTGCCACGGCACATTAATGGAACAGAAGCAATTCAGAAGTACCTGACTCCCCAGGCAGCCACTTCAGTAACTGCTTCAATCATCAGTTTTATAATCATCATGATTCTGAACATCATCTATGAAAAAGTGGCAATCATGATTACTGACTTTG aaCTACCAAGGACGCAGACTGATTATGAAAACAGTCTGACCATGAAGATGTTCTTATTCCAGTTTGTCAACTATTATTCTTCATGTTTCTACATTGCATTCTTTAAGGGTAAATTTGTAGGATACCCTGGGGACCCAGTTTATTGGTTAGGAAAATACAGAAATGAAGAG TGTGATCCAGGCGGCTGTCTCCTTGAACTTACAACGCAGCTAACAATAATAATGGGAGGTAAAGCAATTTGGAATAACATTCAAGAAGTGCTTCTTCC CTGGGTTAAGAATCTAATTGGAAGATGTTGCTCAGCTGCCAGATCAGAAAAGACTATTCCCCGCTGGGAGCAGGACTACCATCTGCAACCCGCTGGAAAACTTGGATTGTTTTATGAGTATCTGGAAATGG TTATACAGTTTGGATTTGTCACTTTATTTGTGGCATCATTCCCGCTGGCTCCTCTTCTGGCTCTTGTTAACAATTTGTTGGAAATACGAGTTGACGCCTGGAAGATTACAACCCAGTTCAGACGCATGGTGCCACAAAAAGCACAAGATATAGGAGCATGGCAGCCAATCATGCAAGGAATAGCAATTCTGGCAGTGGTGACCAAT GCAATGATAATTGCTTTTACATCTGATATGATTCCTCGTTTGGTTTATTATTGGTCCTTTTCAGTCCCTCCCTATGGGGATCACAGCAATTACACCATGAAGGGGTATATCAACAATACGCTTTCTGTCTTCAATATAGCGGACTTCAAAAATGGAAGCAAACCAGTTTCATTTCCTTGGCTTGGCAACCAAACGACGTGCAG ATATCGTGATTTCCGATACCCTCCTGGGCACCAGCATCAGTATGAACAcaacatatattactggcatgtgatTGCAGCCAAGTTGTCTTTCATCATTGTCATGGAG TGCAAGAGAGTTGGGCTGTGCCTCCCTTCGTACAAATATTGGAGGCAATGCAGACTGGTTCTTCCAGCTCTGGGATTTGGCCACATTCCTTCTGCCCTTTCACCAGTGTCTCTGCCAAAACACTTGCCCACTGCAAGGCGGCTG CATGTCATATACTGTGTGAAGTTTATTGTTTCATACGTAATTCCGGATGTATCACAAAAGACGAAGAGCAAGATCAAACGAGAGAAATACTTAACACAGACACTCCTGCATGAGAATCATCTCAAAGTTATGAAAAAAAATATGGGGAAAATAGCTGACAGAATCTGGAAAGGAGAAGATGGCACTTTCCGACCTAAATTTGACTAA